One window of the Solanum stenotomum isolate F172 chromosome 11, ASM1918654v1, whole genome shotgun sequence genome contains the following:
- the LOC125844152 gene encoding uncharacterized protein LOC125844152 codes for MKKLYRKGTVHPSPPLISDQLSFLPVAILTLAAALSQEDKEVLAYLISCSSGDFSGNRRTTHKSNTSNPPPPTSNPVAGDFSGELSGEFSGNRRNTHFKSATPNSGSEKAGGGTGSKSFSAAVHGGVHGGADHLSSFNCYCFSCYMSYWVKWDSSPNRQLIHEILDAYEDGLHNKKEKSKKERRNKNGSSLKQNGSSLKQNGSSNGDVGSSAELKKSSSELSLNKNGSGSVSGFGSGQIDPVEETSGGGGGYEEESGGVEKGSVRKFVSFLGERIWSVWT; via the coding sequence ATGAAGAAACTTTACAGAAAAGGCACAGTTCATCCATCTCCTCCTTTAATTTCTGACCAACTTTCATTCTTACCAGTTGCTATTCTCACTCTTGCTGCAGCTTTATCTCAAGAAGACAAAGAAGTCTTAGCTTATCTCATTTCTTGCTCTTCCGGTGACTTTTCCGGTAATCGGAGAACTACCCACAAGTCTAATACCTCAAACCCACctcctccaacttcaaacccTGTCGCCGGCGACTTTTCCGGCGAACTTTCCGGCGAATTTTCCGGTAATCGGAGGAATACCCACTTCAAGTCAGCTACACCCAACTCAGGTTCTGAAAAGGCCGGTGGTGGTACTGGTTCGAAAAGTTTTTCTGCCGCCGTACACGGCGGCGTTCATGGTGGTGCTGACCATTTGAGCTCATTTAACTGCTATTGTTTCAGCTGCTATATGAGTTATTGGGTAAAATGGGATTCTTCACCAAATCGACAGCTTATTCATGAAATTCTTGATGCTTATGAAGATGGGTTGCataacaaaaaggaaaagagtaaaaaagaacgaagaaacaAAAATGGGTCATCTCTGAAGCAAAACGGGTCGTCTTTGAAACAAAACGGGTCATCTAATGGTGATGTTGGGTCTTCTGCTGAGCTGAAAAAATCATCATCTGAGTTATCTTTGAACAAAAATGGGTCCGGGTCAGTTTCTGGATTCGGGTCGGGTCAGATTGACCCGGTTGAGGAAACTTCCGGCGGCGGTGGCGGTTATGAAGAAGAATCCGGTGGAGTTGAAAAGGGCTCTGTGAGAAAGTTTGTGAGTTTTCTTGGTGAAAGGATTTGGAGT